One Mycolicibacterium goodii genomic region harbors:
- the dtd gene encoding D-aminoacyl-tRNA deacylase: MRVLVQRVKRARVTVDGEVAGAIDPQPQGLLALVGVTHDDDAATAQRMAEKLWKLRILDDERSASDVAAPILVISQFTLYANTDKGRRPSWNAAAPGPVAEPLVTEFTEALRRLGATVQTGVFGAHMEVELVNDGPVTVLLEL; the protein is encoded by the coding sequence ATGCGGGTGCTGGTGCAGCGGGTCAAGAGAGCACGGGTCACGGTCGACGGCGAGGTGGCCGGCGCGATCGACCCGCAACCGCAGGGGCTTTTGGCCCTCGTCGGCGTCACGCACGACGACGACGCCGCCACGGCCCAGCGGATGGCCGAAAAGCTCTGGAAATTGCGGATTCTCGACGACGAGCGCTCGGCATCGGATGTGGCCGCGCCGATCCTGGTGATCAGCCAGTTCACGTTGTACGCCAACACCGACAAAGGCAGACGCCCGTCCTGGAACGCCGCGGCACCCGGTCCGGTCGCCGAACCGTTGGTCACCGAGTTCACCGAGGCGCTACGACGCCTGGGCGCCACTGTGCAAACCGGAGTTTTCGGTGCCCACATGGAAGTGGAACTGGTCAATGACGGGCCGGTAACAGTGCTGTTGGAGCTGTAA
- a CDS encoding RDD family protein: MARTNGSRLGSWLSGPGPFDAGDGSDGNDRTGRYPGERLGLPEDGSRSIARTGRRLGALIVDWLIAYGLAALLMALGVISLPMLSTAVLVIWMVIGTVAVRLFSFTPGQLALGLVVVPADGRTGIGIVRAFIRVVLIALIIPPLVSDSDLRGLHDRASFTAVLRR; encoded by the coding sequence ATGGCCCGCACAAACGGCTCCCGGTTGGGATCCTGGCTATCCGGTCCCGGTCCGTTCGACGCCGGCGACGGCTCTGACGGCAACGACAGGACCGGTAGGTACCCCGGTGAGCGGTTGGGGCTGCCCGAGGACGGTTCGAGGTCGATCGCCCGGACGGGCCGACGCCTCGGCGCGTTGATCGTGGACTGGCTGATCGCCTACGGGCTGGCCGCGCTGCTGATGGCCCTCGGGGTGATCTCGCTGCCGATGCTCTCGACCGCGGTGCTGGTGATCTGGATGGTGATCGGCACCGTCGCGGTCCGGCTGTTCTCGTTCACGCCGGGCCAGTTGGCGCTCGGGCTGGTCGTGGTGCCCGCCGACGGCAGAACCGGAATCGGCATCGTCCGGGCCTTCATCCGCGTGGTGCTGATCGCACTGATCATCCCGCCCCTGGTGTCCGACAGTGACTTGCGCGGCCTGCACGACCGCGCCAGCTTCACCGCGGTGCTGCGCCGCTGA
- a CDS encoding bifunctional [glutamine synthetase] adenylyltransferase/[glutamine synthetase]-adenylyl-L-tyrosine phosphorylase — protein MNVRKPATERPRLPSVGRLGLVDPHAPAHLDQLDWNTDEHVELLWSLSRAPDADAALLAMVRLADALKDGWSELNGLLLTDRSLRGRLFAVLGSSLALGDHLVAHPESWRLLHGEVTLSSARELRETFDDAARNVTIERGASAAVPPLRDLYRNHLLVLAALDVASTVENEPVLPFVTVSAHLSDLADAALSAALIVATRTVCGDRDPRLAVIAMGKCGARELNYVSDVDVIFVGEDIVTDGASDNLATATRVAGEMMRFAADAFFEVDAALRPEGKRGQLVRTLDSHIAYYQRWAKTWEFQALLKARPAAGDPELGAAYVDALMPMVWTACEREDFVPEVQAMRRRVEELVPADVRSREIKLGTGGLRDVEFAVQLLQLVHGRNDDSLHVASTVDALAALGAGGYVGRDDAANMTASYEFLRLLEHRLQLQRLKRTHMLPDDNDDEAYRWLARAAHIRPDGTHDAQGVLREELKRQSLRVSRLHAKLFYQPLLESVGQTAVGIGAGMSAEAAERQLAALGYEGPQSALTHLAALTGATGRKGRIQQILLPTLLDWLSDTPDPDGGLLAYRRLSDELSDLRWFLGTLRDEGAVAKRLMRVLGTSAYIPELLMRAPDVIQMYADGPTGPKLLEGDADSRARALVASAGRYADPVRAIASARTLRRRELARIASADVLGMLDVTEVCKSLTAVWVAVLQAALDAVIRANTPDSGVPARIAVIGMGRLGGGELGYGSDADVMFVCEPNPGVDESVAVRWSVSVAEQVRALLGTPSADPPLEVDTGLRPEGRSGPLVRTLASYEAYYAQWAQPWEIQALLRAHRVAGDLELGERFLLMVDKTRYPEGGVSAEAVREIRRIKARVDAERLPRGADPNTHTKLGRGGLADIEWTVQLLQLRYAHKVPALHNTSTLETLNAIGAAELVAEGDVELLREAWLTATRARNALVLVRGKPTDQLPGPGRQLNAVALAAGWGSDDGGEFLDNYLRVTRRAKAVVRKIFGG, from the coding sequence GTGAACGTGCGAAAGCCTGCCACCGAACGTCCGAGGCTGCCCAGTGTCGGCCGGCTAGGGCTGGTCGACCCGCATGCGCCGGCCCACCTCGACCAGCTCGACTGGAACACCGACGAACACGTCGAGCTGCTGTGGTCGCTGTCGCGCGCCCCGGACGCCGACGCCGCGCTGCTGGCGATGGTGCGCCTGGCCGACGCGTTGAAGGACGGCTGGTCTGAGCTCAACGGGCTGCTGCTCACCGACCGCTCGCTGCGGGGCCGGCTGTTCGCCGTGCTCGGCTCGTCGTTGGCGCTCGGTGACCACCTGGTGGCCCACCCGGAATCGTGGCGGCTGCTGCACGGCGAAGTCACGCTGTCGTCGGCGCGGGAACTGCGCGAGACGTTCGACGACGCCGCCAGGAACGTCACGATCGAACGCGGCGCGAGTGCCGCCGTCCCGCCGCTGCGGGATCTCTACCGCAATCACCTGCTGGTTCTCGCGGCCCTCGACGTCGCCTCGACCGTCGAGAACGAACCGGTACTGCCGTTCGTCACCGTCAGCGCCCACCTGTCCGACCTGGCCGACGCCGCGCTCAGCGCCGCGCTGATCGTGGCCACCCGCACGGTGTGCGGCGACCGCGATCCGCGGCTCGCGGTCATCGCGATGGGCAAATGCGGTGCACGCGAACTCAACTACGTCAGCGACGTCGACGTCATCTTCGTCGGTGAGGACATCGTGACAGACGGCGCCAGCGACAATCTGGCGACCGCAACGCGCGTCGCGGGCGAGATGATGCGGTTCGCCGCCGACGCGTTCTTCGAGGTCGATGCCGCGCTGCGGCCGGAAGGCAAACGGGGCCAACTGGTTCGGACCCTCGACTCGCACATCGCGTACTACCAGCGGTGGGCCAAGACGTGGGAGTTCCAGGCGCTGCTCAAGGCACGACCCGCGGCCGGCGATCCGGAACTGGGCGCGGCCTACGTCGACGCGCTGATGCCGATGGTGTGGACCGCATGCGAGCGCGAGGATTTCGTGCCCGAGGTCCAGGCCATGCGTCGCCGTGTCGAGGAACTCGTGCCCGCCGATGTGCGCTCGCGCGAGATCAAGCTCGGCACCGGTGGTCTGCGCGATGTCGAATTCGCGGTCCAGCTCTTGCAATTGGTGCACGGACGCAACGACGATTCGCTGCACGTGGCGTCGACGGTCGACGCCCTTGCCGCGCTCGGCGCGGGCGGTTACGTCGGCCGCGACGACGCCGCCAACATGACCGCGTCCTACGAGTTCCTGCGTCTCCTCGAGCACCGGTTGCAGTTGCAGCGGCTCAAGCGCACCCACATGCTGCCCGACGACAACGACGACGAGGCGTACCGGTGGCTGGCACGTGCCGCGCACATCCGGCCCGACGGCACGCACGACGCACAGGGTGTGCTGCGCGAGGAGCTCAAGCGGCAGAGCCTGCGGGTGTCGCGACTGCACGCCAAGCTCTTCTACCAGCCGCTGCTGGAATCGGTGGGGCAGACCGCCGTCGGCATCGGCGCCGGGATGAGCGCCGAGGCCGCCGAACGGCAGTTGGCCGCACTGGGTTACGAGGGTCCGCAGAGCGCGCTGACGCACCTGGCGGCGTTGACCGGTGCCACCGGGCGCAAGGGCCGCATCCAGCAGATCCTGCTGCCCACGCTCCTCGACTGGCTGTCCGACACTCCCGATCCCGACGGCGGCCTGCTGGCCTACCGGCGGCTCAGTGACGAACTGTCCGATCTGCGTTGGTTTTTGGGCACCCTACGGGATGAGGGTGCGGTCGCCAAGCGGCTCATGCGCGTGCTGGGCACCTCGGCGTACATCCCCGAACTGTTGATGCGTGCCCCGGATGTCATCCAGATGTACGCCGACGGGCCGACGGGCCCGAAGCTGCTGGAGGGTGACGCCGACAGCCGGGCACGCGCGTTGGTGGCCTCGGCCGGACGCTACGCCGATCCGGTGCGGGCCATCGCGTCCGCGCGCACCCTGCGCCGCCGGGAACTGGCCCGGATCGCGTCGGCCGACGTGCTCGGCATGCTCGACGTGACCGAGGTGTGCAAGTCGCTCACCGCGGTCTGGGTCGCGGTGCTGCAGGCCGCGCTGGACGCGGTGATCCGCGCCAACACACCGGATTCTGGCGTGCCCGCACGCATCGCGGTGATCGGCATGGGCCGGTTGGGCGGCGGCGAACTGGGCTACGGCTCCGACGCCGACGTGATGTTCGTGTGCGAGCCGAATCCCGGTGTGGACGAATCGGTTGCGGTGCGGTGGTCGGTGAGCGTCGCCGAACAGGTGCGTGCGCTGCTGGGGACCCCGAGCGCCGACCCGCCGCTGGAGGTCGACACCGGGTTGCGTCCGGAGGGGCGCAGCGGCCCGCTGGTGCGCACCTTGGCGTCGTATGAGGCGTACTACGCACAGTGGGCGCAGCCGTGGGAGATCCAGGCGCTGCTGCGGGCACACCGGGTGGCCGGTGATCTCGAACTCGGCGAGCGGTTTTTGCTCATGGTCGACAAGACCCGGTATCCGGAGGGTGGAGTGTCGGCCGAGGCGGTCCGGGAGATCCGTCGCATCAAGGCCCGGGTGGACGCCGAGCGCCTGCCGCGCGGCGCCGACCCGAACACCCACACCAAGCTGGGGCGCGGCGGGCTCGCCGACATCGAGTGGACCGTGCAATTGCTGCAACTGCGCTACGCGCACAAAGTGCCTGCGCTGCACAACACCTCGACGCTGGAGACACTCAATGCGATCGGCGCGGCCGAACTCGTCGCCGAAGGCGACGTCGAACTGTTGCGCGAGGCGTGGCTGACCGCGACGCGCGCCCGCAATGCGCTGGTGCTGGTGCGCGGCAAGCCGACCGATCAGCTGCCCGGGCCGGGCCGCCAGCTCAATGCGGTGGCGCTGGCGGCCGGATGGGGCAGTGATGACGGCGGGGAGTTCCTCGACAACTACCTGCGGGTGACGCGGCGGGCGAAAGCGGTGGTCCGCAAGATTTTCGGCGGGTGA
- a CDS encoding DoxX family protein gives MTTNLDTRLATYSPVVVAIFRIVFGFLFAVHGASKLFAWPVDSGSGAVPVGTWPYWYAGVIELVLGLLIMVGLFTRIAAFIASGHMAVAYFWQHQPKGLLPLENGGEPTVLFCFGFLLLFAIGGGAFAVDSARGRR, from the coding sequence ATGACGACCAACCTGGACACCCGGCTCGCCACCTACTCCCCCGTCGTTGTCGCGATCTTCCGCATCGTGTTCGGTTTCCTGTTCGCGGTGCACGGCGCATCGAAACTCTTCGCCTGGCCTGTCGATTCGGGCAGCGGCGCGGTGCCCGTCGGAACCTGGCCGTACTGGTATGCCGGCGTCATCGAGCTCGTGCTGGGCCTGCTCATCATGGTCGGGCTGTTCACGCGCATCGCCGCGTTCATCGCCAGCGGCCACATGGCCGTCGCCTACTTCTGGCAGCACCAGCCGAAGGGCTTGCTGCCGCTGGAGAACGGCGGCGAGCCCACCGTGCTGTTCTGCTTCGGCTTCCTGCTGCTGTTCGCGATCGGTGGCGGCGCGTTCGCGGTGGATTCGGCGCGCGGCAGACGTTGA
- the glnA gene encoding type I glutamate--ammonia ligase has product MAEKTSDDIFKLIKDENVEYVDIRFCDLPGVVQHFSIPASAFDESVFEDGLAFDGSSVRGFQSIHESDMMLLPDPNTARIDPFREAKTLNLNFFVHDPFTREAYSRDPRNVARKAENYLASTGIADTAYFGAEAEFYIFDSVSFDSKINGTFYEVDSESGWWNTGEPFEADGSANRGYKVRPKGGYFPVAPYDHYVDLRDQMATNLQNAGFILERGHHEVGTAGQAEINYKFNTLLAAADDVLLFKYIIKNTAWKAGKTVTFMPKPLFGDNGSGMHAHQSLWKDGQPLFHDESGYAGLSDIARHYIGGILHHAPSLLAFTNPTVNSYKRLVPGYEAPINLVYSQRNRSACVRIPITGNNPKAKRLEFRCPDSSGNPYLAFAAMLMAGIDGIKKKIEPLQPVDKDLYELPPDEAAAIPQAPTSLSAVIDKLEEDHEYLTEGGVFTEDLIETWISYKRENEIMPIQIRPHPYEFSLYFDV; this is encoded by the coding sequence GTGGCAGAAAAGACGTCCGACGACATCTTCAAGCTGATCAAGGACGAAAACGTCGAGTACGTCGACATTCGCTTCTGTGATCTGCCCGGCGTCGTCCAGCACTTCTCGATCCCGGCGTCGGCCTTCGACGAAAGCGTCTTCGAGGACGGGCTTGCATTCGACGGCTCGTCGGTCCGTGGGTTCCAGTCGATCCACGAGTCCGACATGATGCTGCTGCCCGATCCCAACACCGCGCGCATCGACCCGTTCCGGGAAGCGAAGACGCTCAACCTGAACTTCTTCGTGCACGATCCGTTCACACGTGAGGCCTACTCCCGCGATCCCCGCAACGTCGCGCGCAAGGCCGAGAACTACCTGGCCAGCACCGGTATCGCCGACACCGCGTACTTCGGTGCCGAGGCCGAGTTCTACATCTTCGACTCGGTGAGCTTCGACTCCAAGATCAACGGCACGTTCTACGAGGTCGACTCGGAGTCCGGCTGGTGGAACACCGGCGAGCCCTTCGAGGCCGACGGCAGCGCCAACCGCGGCTACAAGGTTCGCCCCAAGGGCGGCTACTTCCCCGTCGCGCCCTACGACCACTACGTCGACCTGCGCGACCAGATGGCCACCAATCTGCAGAACGCCGGCTTCATCCTCGAGCGGGGTCACCACGAGGTGGGCACCGCCGGTCAGGCCGAGATCAACTACAAGTTCAACACGCTGCTGGCCGCCGCCGACGACGTGCTGCTGTTCAAGTACATCATCAAGAACACCGCATGGAAGGCCGGCAAGACCGTCACCTTCATGCCGAAGCCGCTGTTCGGCGACAACGGTTCCGGCATGCATGCCCACCAGTCGCTGTGGAAGGACGGCCAGCCGCTGTTCCACGACGAGTCGGGCTACGCCGGCCTGTCGGACATCGCGCGCCACTACATCGGCGGCATCCTGCACCACGCGCCGTCGCTGCTGGCGTTCACCAACCCGACCGTGAACTCCTACAAGCGTCTTGTGCCCGGCTACGAGGCCCCGATCAACCTGGTCTACAGCCAGCGCAACCGCTCGGCCTGCGTCCGTATCCCGATCACCGGCAACAACCCGAAGGCCAAGCGCCTCGAGTTCCGTTGCCCGGACAGCTCGGGCAACCCGTACCTGGCGTTCGCGGCCATGCTCATGGCGGGCATCGACGGCATCAAGAAGAAGATCGAGCCGCTGCAGCCGGTCGACAAGGACCTCTACGAGTTGCCGCCGGACGAGGCCGCCGCGATCCCGCAGGCGCCCACCTCGCTCTCCGCGGTGATCGACAAGCTCGAAGAGGATCACGAATACCTCACCGAGGGTGGCGTGTTCACCGAGGATCTGATCGAGACCTGGATCTCCTACAAGCGGGAGAACGAGATCATGCCGATCCAGATCCGTCCTCATCCCTACGAGTTCTCGCTCTACTTCGACGTCTGA
- the glnA gene encoding type I glutamate--ammonia ligase, with protein MDRQKEFVLRTLEERDIRFVRLWFTDVLGYLKSVAIAPAELEGAFEEGIGFDGSSIEGFARVFESDTVARPDPSTFQVLPWKTSDGNHYSARMFCDITMPDGSPSWADSRHVLRRQLAKASDLGFTCYVHPEIEFFLLKPGPTDGTPPEPADNGGYFDQAVHDVAPNFRRHAIEALEQMGISVEFSHHEGAPGQQEIDLRYADALSMADNVMTFRYLVKEVALADGVRASFMPKPFAEHPGSAMHTHMSLFEGDTNAFHSPDDPLQLSDVAKSFIAGILEHANEISAVTNQWVNSYKRLVHGGEAPTAASWGAANRSALVRVPMYTPHKVSSRRVEVRSPDSACNPYLTFAVLLAAGLRGVEKGYVLGPQAEDNVWSLTAEERRAMGYRELPTSLGNALEAMENSELVAEALGEHVFDYFLRNKRTEWENYRSHVTPYELKTYLSL; from the coding sequence ATGGACCGGCAGAAGGAATTCGTGCTTCGCACGTTGGAGGAACGCGACATTCGTTTCGTTCGATTGTGGTTCACCGACGTGCTCGGTTACCTCAAGTCGGTCGCGATCGCGCCCGCCGAACTCGAGGGGGCTTTCGAAGAGGGCATCGGTTTCGACGGCTCCTCGATCGAGGGATTCGCGCGCGTCTTCGAATCCGACACCGTGGCCAGGCCCGACCCGTCGACGTTCCAGGTGCTGCCCTGGAAAACCAGCGACGGCAACCACTATTCGGCGCGCATGTTCTGCGACATCACGATGCCCGACGGTTCGCCGTCGTGGGCCGACTCACGCCACGTGCTGCGCCGTCAACTGGCGAAGGCCAGCGACCTCGGGTTCACGTGCTACGTGCACCCCGAGATCGAGTTCTTCCTCCTCAAGCCCGGACCCACCGACGGCACCCCGCCGGAACCGGCCGACAACGGTGGCTACTTCGACCAGGCCGTGCACGACGTGGCGCCCAACTTCCGGCGCCACGCCATCGAGGCGCTGGAGCAGATGGGCATCTCGGTCGAGTTCAGCCATCACGAGGGCGCGCCCGGCCAGCAGGAGATCGACCTGCGCTACGCCGACGCGCTGTCGATGGCCGACAACGTGATGACGTTCCGCTACCTCGTGAAGGAGGTGGCGCTGGCCGACGGCGTGCGGGCGTCGTTCATGCCCAAGCCCTTCGCCGAACATCCCGGCTCGGCCATGCACACCCACATGAGCCTGTTCGAAGGCGACACCAACGCCTTCCACAGCCCCGACGATCCGCTGCAGCTGTCGGACGTCGCCAAGTCGTTCATCGCGGGAATCCTCGAGCACGCCAACGAGATCAGCGCCGTCACCAACCAGTGGGTGAACTCCTACAAACGGCTGGTGCACGGCGGCGAGGCGCCCACCGCGGCGTCGTGGGGCGCCGCCAACCGCTCGGCACTCGTGCGGGTGCCCATGTACACACCGCACAAGGTGTCGTCGCGCCGCGTCGAGGTCCGCAGCCCCGACTCGGCGTGCAACCCGTACCTGACGTTCGCGGTGCTGCTGGCCGCGGGCCTGCGCGGGGTCGAGAAGGGCTACGTGCTGGGGCCACAGGCCGAGGACAACGTGTGGAGCCTGACCGCCGAGGAGCGCCGCGCCATGGGCTATCGTGAGCTGCCCACCAGCCTCGGCAACGCACTGGAGGCCATGGAGAACTCCGAGCTGGTCGCGGAAGCGTTGGGGGAGCACGTGTTCGACTACTTCCTGCGCAACAAACGTACGGAGTGGGAGAACTACCGCAGCCACGTCACGCCGTACGAGCTCAAGACCTACCTCTCGCTCTAG